One window of the Klebsiella oxytoca genome contains the following:
- the kbaZ gene encoding tagatose-bisphosphate aldolase subunit KbaZ produces MSKLSDLERKVKHLTTMVEQHKWGKANGIYAVCSAHPLVLESAIRYAHAKHTPLLIEATSNQVDQFGGYTGMIPADFRHFVCQLADSLDFPQEQLILGGDHLGPNRWQSLPAEQAMANADDLIKSYVAAGFKKIHLDCSMSCQGDPVPLTDAIVAERAARLARVAEETCAELFGKSDLVYVIGTEVPVPGGAHETLTELAVTTPDAARATLEAHHHAFEKLGLDTIWPRIIALVVQPGVEFDHTHIIDYQPQKAVALSKMVEAYDTLVFEAHSTDYQTPQSLRQLVKDHFAILKVGPALTFALREALFSLAAIEEELLPAKACSGLRQVLESVMLDRPEYWQSHYHGDGNARRLARGYSYSDRVRYYWPDSQIDDAFERLVRNLADDPIPLPLISQYLPLQYVKVREGDLRATPRELIINHIQDILQQYHAACQGVTSITDNN; encoded by the coding sequence ATGTCGAAGTTATCCGACCTGGAGAGGAAAGTGAAACATCTGACTACTATGGTGGAACAGCATAAATGGGGAAAAGCAAACGGGATATATGCCGTTTGTTCGGCGCACCCGCTGGTTCTGGAGTCCGCAATACGTTACGCCCATGCTAAACACACGCCGCTGCTGATTGAGGCAACCTCCAATCAGGTTGATCAGTTTGGCGGCTATACGGGAATGATCCCAGCCGATTTTCGCCACTTCGTTTGCCAGCTGGCCGACTCGCTTGATTTTCCCCAGGAGCAGCTGATTCTGGGCGGCGACCACCTCGGACCAAACCGCTGGCAAAGCTTGCCAGCGGAGCAGGCGATGGCCAATGCCGACGACCTGATCAAAAGCTATGTGGCTGCCGGCTTTAAAAAAATCCATCTTGATTGCAGCATGTCCTGTCAGGGCGATCCGGTGCCATTAACCGATGCTATCGTCGCTGAACGTGCCGCGCGTCTGGCCAGGGTTGCCGAAGAGACCTGCGCTGAACTGTTTGGCAAATCCGATCTCGTCTACGTCATCGGTACCGAAGTACCGGTGCCGGGCGGTGCCCATGAGACGCTAACTGAACTGGCTGTCACAACTCCCGATGCGGCGCGCGCCACGCTGGAAGCCCATCACCATGCATTTGAAAAGCTGGGTCTGGATACCATCTGGCCCCGCATTATCGCCCTGGTGGTGCAACCCGGCGTCGAGTTCGATCATACGCACATCATTGATTATCAACCGCAAAAAGCCGTCGCTCTAAGCAAAATGGTGGAAGCGTACGACACGCTGGTCTTCGAGGCACACTCCACGGATTACCAGACGCCGCAGTCTCTGCGTCAGCTGGTGAAAGATCACTTCGCCATTCTGAAAGTGGGTCCGGCGTTGACCTTCGCACTGCGCGAAGCGCTGTTCTCACTGGCCGCCATTGAAGAGGAGTTGCTTCCGGCCAAAGCCTGCTCAGGCCTGCGTCAAGTCCTTGAGTCCGTGATGCTCGATCGCCCGGAATACTGGCAAAGCCACTACCACGGTGATGGCAACGCGCGTCGTCTGGCCCGCGGCTACAGCTATTCAGATCGCGTTCGTTACTACTGGCCGGACAGCCAGATCGATGACGCCTTCGAGAGATTAGTGCGCAATCTGGCGGACGATCCGATTCCGCTGCCGCTAATCAGTCAGTATTTGCCTTTGCAATACGTAAAAGTCCGCGAGGGAGATCTCAGAGCCACGCCGCGGGAACTCATCATCAACCACATTCAGGACATACTGCAGCAGTACCATGCCGCCTGTCAGGGCGTTACTTCCATAACGGATAACAACTAA
- a CDS encoding DeoR family transcriptional regulator, with amino-acid sequence MSNTDPSADKRVPGTSERREQIIQRLRQQGSVQVNDLSELFGVSTVTIRNDLAFLEKQGIAVRAYGGALICDSNMPGVEPSVEDKSSLNTAVKRRIAGAAVALIESGHRVILDSGTTTYEIARLLREHTDVIAMTNGMNVANALLEAEGVELLMTGGHLRRQSLSFYGDQAEQSLQNYHFDMLFLGVDAIDLERGVSTHNEDEARLNRRMCEVAERIIVVTDSTKFNRSSLHKIVDTQRIDTIIVDDGIPAESLEGLRKNGVEVILVSA; translated from the coding sequence ATGAGCAACACCGACCCTTCCGCAGATAAACGGGTACCCGGTACCAGCGAAAGACGCGAGCAGATCATTCAGCGGTTGCGGCAGCAAGGAAGCGTACAGGTGAACGATCTTTCTGAATTGTTCGGCGTTTCCACAGTGACAATCCGTAACGATCTGGCTTTCCTCGAAAAGCAGGGGATCGCCGTTCGGGCTTATGGTGGCGCGTTGATCTGCGACAGCAATATGCCAGGCGTAGAGCCCTCAGTTGAAGATAAAAGCTCGCTGAATACGGCGGTAAAACGGCGTATTGCCGGAGCCGCCGTTGCGCTGATCGAATCGGGCCATCGCGTTATCCTCGATTCCGGTACCACGACCTATGAGATTGCCCGTCTTCTGCGTGAGCATACTGACGTTATTGCGATGACCAATGGGATGAATGTGGCGAATGCGTTGCTGGAGGCAGAGGGCGTCGAGTTGCTGATGACCGGCGGGCATTTACGCCGCCAGTCGCTGTCTTTCTATGGCGATCAGGCCGAACAGTCTTTGCAAAATTACCACTTTGATATGCTGTTTCTCGGGGTTGATGCGATCGATCTGGAGCGGGGCGTCAGCACCCATAATGAAGATGAGGCCAGACTTAATCGCCGGATGTGTGAAGTAGCGGAACGAATTATCGTGGTCACCGACTCGACGAAGTTTAACCGTTCCAGCCTGCATAAGATTGTCGACACCCAGCGGATTGATACCATCATCGTCGATGATGGTATCCCGGCGGAAAGCCTTGAAGGGCTGCGTAAAAACGGCGTTGAAGTGATTCTGGTGAGCGCGTAA
- the garD gene encoding galactarate dehydratase translates to MASIEIRQESPTAFYIKVDDTDNVAIIVNDQGLKAGTRFPDGLTLVEHIPQGHKVALVDIPAHGEIIRYGEVIGYAVRDIPQGSWIDESLVELPEAPPLHTLPLATKVPAPLPPLEGYTFEGYRNADGSVGTKNLLGISTSVHCVAGVVDYVVKIIERDLLPKYPNVDGVVGLNHLYGCGVAINAPAAVVPIRTIHNLALNPNFGGEVMVIGLGCEKLQPERLLEGTDDAQSIPPDSASIVSLQDEKHVGFKSMVDDILQVAERHLEKLNQRQRETCPASELVVGMQCGGSDAFSGVTANPAVGYASDLLVRCGATVMFSEVTEVRDAIHLLTPRAINEEVGKRLLEEMAWYDNYLDMGKTDRSANPSPGNKKGGLANVVEKALGSIAKSGKSAIAEVLSPGQRPTKRGLIYAATPASDFVCGTQQVASGITVQVFTTGRGTPYGLVAVPVIKMATRTELANRWYDLMDINAGTIATGEETIEDVGLKLFEFILDVASGRKKTFSDQWGLHNQLAVFNPAPVT, encoded by the coding sequence ATGGCTAGCATTGAAATTAGACAAGAATCGCCAACGGCGTTTTATATAAAAGTAGACGATACGGATAACGTAGCGATAATTGTTAACGACCAGGGTTTAAAGGCCGGAACGCGTTTTCCTGATGGCCTCACGCTGGTTGAACATATCCCGCAAGGGCACAAAGTTGCGCTGGTTGATATTCCCGCACACGGTGAAATCATCCGTTATGGCGAAGTGATTGGCTACGCGGTGCGCGATATCCCACAGGGCAGCTGGATTGACGAATCGCTGGTGGAACTACCTGAGGCACCGCCGCTGCATACCCTACCGCTGGCGACAAAAGTCCCGGCGCCGCTGCCGCCGCTGGAAGGCTATACCTTCGAAGGGTATCGCAACGCCGACGGTAGCGTTGGTACGAAAAACCTGCTCGGCATTAGCACCAGCGTGCACTGCGTGGCGGGAGTCGTCGATTACGTGGTGAAAATTATCGAACGCGATCTGCTGCCGAAGTATCCCAACGTCGACGGCGTCGTAGGTCTGAACCACCTTTATGGCTGCGGCGTGGCGATTAACGCGCCGGCGGCGGTCGTTCCTATCCGCACCATTCACAACCTGGCGCTCAATCCAAACTTCGGCGGCGAAGTGATGGTAATTGGCCTTGGCTGCGAAAAACTGCAGCCGGAGCGACTGCTGGAAGGCACCGACGATGCGCAAAGCATTCCGCCAGATAGCGCCAGCATCGTCAGCCTGCAGGATGAAAAGCACGTCGGTTTTAAATCGATGGTTGATGACATTCTGCAGGTCGCCGAACGCCATCTGGAGAAGTTGAACCAGCGTCAGCGTGAAACCTGTCCCGCTTCCGAGCTGGTCGTTGGCATGCAGTGCGGCGGCAGCGATGCCTTTTCTGGCGTAACCGCCAACCCGGCGGTGGGCTACGCGTCCGATCTGCTGGTGCGCTGCGGAGCCACCGTTATGTTCTCCGAAGTCACCGAAGTTCGCGATGCGATCCATCTTCTGACGCCGCGCGCCATTAACGAAGAGGTGGGTAAACGCCTGCTGGAAGAGATGGCCTGGTATGATAACTATCTCGATATGGGCAAAACCGACCGCAGCGCTAACCCTTCTCCGGGCAACAAGAAAGGCGGCCTGGCAAACGTCGTAGAAAAAGCGCTGGGCTCTATCGCCAAGTCCGGGAAGAGCGCGATTGCCGAGGTACTCTCACCGGGACAGCGCCCAACCAAACGCGGCCTGATTTACGCCGCGACTCCGGCGAGCGACTTTGTCTGCGGTACTCAGCAGGTGGCTTCCGGGATCACCGTACAGGTCTTTACCACCGGTCGCGGTACGCCGTATGGACTGGTCGCCGTACCGGTCATTAAAATGGCGACGCGTACCGAACTGGCAAACCGCTGGTATGACTTAATGGACATCAATGCGGGAACCATTGCGACCGGAGAAGAAACGATCGAAGACGTGGGTCTGAAGCTGTTTGAGTTTATTCTTGATGTCGCCAGCGGCCGTAAGAAGACCTTTTCAGATCAATGGGGCCTGCACAACCAGCTGGCGGTGTTTAACCCAGCGCCGGTAACCTGA